The Lewinellaceae bacterium genome has a segment encoding these proteins:
- a CDS encoding acyl-CoA carboxylase subunit beta: MPKIDIEKSKNHDAMQLLVAKMNHRLEKIYLGGGEKRIAKQHEQGKMTARERINALIDEGSEFLEIGAFAAFEMYVEYGGCPAAGVVAGIGYVSGRQCIIVANDATVKAGAWFPMAAKKNLRMQEIAMENRLPIIYLVDSAGVFLPMQDEIFPDKEHFGRIFRNNAKMSSMGVPQISAIMGSCVAGGAYLPIMSDEALIVEGTGSIFLAGPYLVRAAIGEDVDKETLGGATTQSDISGVTDYKMPDDATCLATIRDLMDKFGTFESAGFSREASKPPQFDPKELYDYFPEDRGKPYNSEEILKRLVDDSKLTFYKKDYGKTIICAYARIDGWAVGIVANSRELVKSAKGEMQFGGVIYSDSADKAARFIMNCNQKKIPLVFLQDVTGFMVGSRSEQGGIIKDGAKMVSAVSNSTVPKFTIVMGNSYGAGNYAMCGKAYDPRLIVAWPTAKIAVMGGAQAAKTLLQIQTAGMKARGQEISEAQENELLDEINQRYETQTTPYYAASRLWVDAIIDPIDTRKWISEGIKMANNAPVEKFNPGVLQT, translated from the coding sequence ATGCCAAAAATAGATATTGAAAAAAGCAAGAACCATGATGCCATGCAATTGTTGGTGGCAAAAATGAACCACCGTCTTGAGAAGATCTATCTCGGGGGAGGTGAAAAGCGTATTGCCAAACAACATGAACAAGGTAAGATGACCGCAAGGGAGCGGATTAATGCCCTTATTGACGAAGGCAGTGAATTTCTCGAGATAGGTGCTTTTGCCGCGTTTGAGATGTATGTTGAATATGGTGGGTGTCCGGCTGCCGGTGTAGTGGCGGGAATAGGATATGTAAGTGGGAGGCAATGTATCATTGTGGCCAATGATGCAACGGTAAAGGCCGGGGCCTGGTTTCCCATGGCGGCAAAGAAAAACCTGAGAATGCAGGAAATTGCCATGGAAAACAGATTGCCGATCATCTACCTGGTCGATAGTGCCGGAGTGTTTTTGCCCATGCAGGATGAAATTTTTCCAGACAAGGAGCATTTTGGACGTATCTTCAGGAATAATGCGAAAATGTCTTCTATGGGGGTACCTCAAATTTCAGCCATCATGGGCAGTTGCGTGGCCGGAGGCGCTTACCTTCCTATCATGTCCGATGAAGCGTTAATTGTGGAAGGAACGGGTTCCATTTTTCTGGCGGGTCCTTATCTCGTCAGGGCCGCAATAGGGGAGGACGTTGACAAAGAAACCCTTGGGGGAGCCACCACCCAAAGTGACATTTCAGGCGTAACGGATTATAAAATGCCTGATGATGCTACCTGCCTGGCGACCATCAGGGATCTCATGGATAAGTTTGGTACTTTTGAATCGGCGGGTTTTAGCCGTGAAGCCTCGAAACCGCCACAATTCGATCCAAAAGAACTGTATGATTATTTTCCCGAGGACAGGGGCAAACCTTATAATTCAGAGGAAATTCTCAAGCGCCTGGTGGACGATTCCAAACTTACTTTTTATAAAAAGGATTACGGGAAAACCATCATTTGTGCTTATGCCCGGATCGATGGTTGGGCCGTTGGCATTGTAGCCAATAGCCGTGAGCTGGTAAAAAGTGCTAAAGGTGAGATGCAGTTCGGCGGAGTCATTTATTCCGATTCTGCGGACAAAGCAGCGCGTTTCATCATGAATTGCAACCAGAAGAAAATTCCCCTGGTTTTCCTGCAGGATGTCACCGGGTTTATGGTCGGGAGCCGATCGGAGCAGGGAGGCATTATCAAGGATGGCGCAAAAATGGTGAGCGCTGTTTCCAACTCTACGGTCCCAAAGTTCACCATCGTAATGGGAAATTCTTACGGAGCAGGCAATTATGCTATGTGCGGAAAGGCTTATGACCCGAGACTTATTGTGGCCTGGCCTACTGCAAAAATTGCGGTGATGGGCGGGGCCCAGGCGGCCAAAACCTTGTTGCAGATCCAGACGGCAGGGATGAAGGCCCGTGGTCAGGAGATTTCGGAGGCCCAGGAAAATGAACTGCTGGATGAAATTAACCAGCGTTACGAAACACAAACGACTCCTTATTACGCTGCTTCACGCTTATGGGTGGATGCGATCATCGATCCAATAGATACCAGAAAATGGATTTCTGAAGGGATAAAAATGGCGAATAATGCACCGGTGGAGAAATTTAATCCCGGGGTACTCCAGACCTGA